The following proteins are encoded in a genomic region of Canis lupus familiaris isolate Mischka breed German Shepherd chromosome 6, alternate assembly UU_Cfam_GSD_1.0, whole genome shotgun sequence:
- the TFR2 gene encoding transferrin receptor protein 2: MDRLWGLLQRTQRLSPRPSQTIYKRVEGTQQWHLEEEEEDGEEGAEPAVHFCPMELRGPDLGSRTGGQSLGLLAATGRRAAPYLILTALLIFTGAFLLGYVAFRGSCQACGDDVLVVSEDMNYEPGPDSHQGTLYWSDLQAMFLRLLGEGRLEDSIRQTSLRKRMAGSAGMAALAQDIREALSSQKLDHVWMDTHYVGLQFPDPAHPNTLHWIGAAAGTLGEPLPLEDHDVYCPYSATGNATGELVYAHYGRPEDLQDLRARGVEPAGRLLLVRLGEISFAQKVASAQDFGAQGVLIYPDPADFSQDPHKLGLSSHRAVYGHVHLGTGDPYTPGFPSFNQTQFPPVQSSGLPNIPAQPISADIASLLLRKLQGPVAPQKWQGRLLGSPYHLGPGPGLHLRVNNHRVSTPISNIFGCIEGRSEPDHYVVIGAQRDAWGPGAAKSAVGTAILLELVRTFSSMVSNGFQPRRSLLFISWDGGDFGSVGSTEWLEGYLSVLHLKAVVYVSLDNAVLGDDKFNAKTSPLLISLIENILKQVDSPNRSGQTLYEQVVFNNHSWDAEVIRPLPMDSSAYSFTAFAGVPAVEFSFTEDGQAYPFLHTKDDTYENLHRVLRGRLPAVAQAVAQLAGQLLIRLSHDHLLPLDFGRYGDVVLRHIGSLNEFSGDLKARGLTLQWVYSARGDYIRAAEKLRKEIYSSEESDERLMRMYNVRIMRVEFYFLSQYVSPADSPFRHIFLGRGDHTLGALLDHVRLLRSDGSGDPGASPSQVTPGLGFQESRFRRQLALLTWTLQGAANALSGDVWNIDNNF; the protein is encoded by the exons ATGGATCGACTTTGGGGTCTACTTCAGAGAACG CAAAGGTTGTCCCCACGACCTTCTCAGACCATCTACAAGCGTGTGGAGGGCACCCAGCAGTGGCACCtcgaggaggaagaagaagacggggaggagggggctgagcCAGCAGTCCACTTCTGCCCCATGGAGCTCAGGGGCCCTGACCTGGGCTCTCGAACAGGGGGGCAAAGCCTTGGACTCTTGGCAGCAACAGGACGAAGGGCTGCCCCCTACCTCATCCTGACAGCCCTGCTGATCTTCACTGGGG CTTTCCTTCTGGGCTATGTGGCCTTCCGAGGGTCCTGCCAGGCGTGTGGGGATGACGTGTTGGTGGTCAGTGAGGACATGAACTATGAGCCAGGCCCAGACTCCCACCAGGGCACACTGTACTGGAGCGACCTCCAGGCCATGTTCCTGcggctcctgggggaggggcgcctggAGGACAGCATCAG GCAAACAAGCCTTCGGAAAAGGATGGCTGGCTCGGCTGGGATGGCGGCTCTGGCTCAAGACATCCGCGAGGCGCTCTCGAGCCAAAAGCTGGACCACGTGTGGATGGACACGCACTACGTGGGGCTGCAGTTTCCGGACCC GGCTCATCCCAATACCCTGCACTGGATCGGTGCGGCGGCCGGGACGCTCGGGGAGCCCCTGCCGCTGGAGGACCACGACGTCTACTGTCCCTACAGCGCCACGGGCAACGCCACG GGAGAGCTGGTGTACGCCCACTACGGGCGGCCGGAAGACCTGCAGGACCTGCGGGCCCGGGGCGTGGAGCCGGCGGGGCGCCTCCTGCTGGTGCGCTTGGGAGAGATCAGCTTCGCCCAGAAG GTGGCCAGTGCCCAAGACTTTGGGGCCCAAGGAGTGCTCATATACCCTGATCCAGCTGACTTCTCCCAGGATCCACACAAGCTCGGCCTGTCCAGCCACAGGGCTGTGTATGGACAT GTACACCTGGGAACTGGGGACCCCTACACGCCTGGCTTCCCTTCCTTTAATCAAACTCAGTTCCCCCCAGTGCAGTCCTCTGGCCTCCCTAACATCCCAGCCCAGCCTATCAGCGCGGACATTGCCTCCCTCCTGCTGAG GAAGCTCCAAGGCCCTGTGGCCCCCCAGAAATGGCAGGGGCGCCTCCTAGGCTCCCCTTATCacctgggccctgggccaggcTTGCACCTCAGAGTCAACAACCACAGGGTCTCCACCCCCATCAGCAACATCTTTGGCTGCATTGAGGGCCGCTCAGAGCCAG ATCACTATGTGGTCATTGGGGCCCAGAGGGATGCGTGGGGCCCAGGAGCGGCCAAGTCTGCTGTGGGGACAGCCATACTTCTGGAGCTGGTGCGGACTTTTTCCTCCATGGTGAGCAATG GCTTCCAGCCCCGCAGGAGTCTTCTTTTCATCAGCTGGGACGGAGGGGACTTCGGGAGTGTGGGCTCCACAGAGTGGCTGGAG GGCTACCTCAGCGTGCTGCATCTCAAAGCCGTGGTCTATGTGAGCCTGGACAATGCAGTGCTGG GAGACGACAAGTTCAATGCCAAGACCAGCCCCCTTCTGATCAGCCTCATAGAGAACATCCTGAAGCAG GTGGACTCTCCTAACCGCAGCGGGCAGACCCTCTATGAGCAGGTGGTGTTCAACAATCACAGCTGGGATGCTGAAGT GATCCGGCCACTGCCCATGGACAGCAGTGCCTATTCCTTCACGGCCTTTGCGGGGGTCCCTGCCGTCGAGTTCTCCTTCACGGAG GATGGCCAGGCGTACCCGTTCCTGCACACGAAGGACGACACGTATGAGAACCTACACAGGGTGCTGCGGGGCCGCCTGCCCGCCGTGGCCCAGGCTGTGGCCCAGCTCGCTGGGCAGCTCCTCATCCGTCTAAGCCACGATCACCTGCTGCCTCTGGACTTTGGCCGCTACGGGGACGTGGTCCTCAGGCACATCGGCAGCCTCAACGAGTTCTCTGGGGACCTGAAG GCCCGTGGGCTGACCCTCCAGTGGGTGTACTCGGCGCGAGGGGACTACATCCGGGCGGCCGAGAAGCTGCGAAAGGAGATCTACAGCTCGGAGGAGAGCGACGAGCGGCTGATGCGCATGTACAACGTGCGCATCATGCGG GTGGAGTTCTACTTCCTGTCCCAGTACGTGTCACCGGCCGACTCCCCGTTCCGCCACATTTTCCTGGGCCGCGGAGACCACACGCTGGGCGCGCTGCTAGACCACGTGCGGCTGCTGCGCTCGGATGGCTCCGGAGACCCGGGGGCCTCCCCCTCCCAGGTGACTCCGGGTCTGGGCTTCCAGGAGAGCCGCTTCCGACGCCAGCTGGCCCTGCTCACCTGGACGCTGCAGGGGGCCGCCAATGCACTTAGTGGGGACGTCTGGAACATCGATAACAACTTCtga